A genomic segment from Tuwongella immobilis encodes:
- a CDS encoding ATP-binding protein: MSDSTGSNPTPDLLSPDDYPAFLALMAEGVAISGSNRAFVLLNSAAESILRLPRRSEPYSVLEPLPWRRLIDLDGRAFPLDEWPVHRVFQTGQPIHNAVAGLDWPDGTVTWIQINAYPLNTATPEQPMRVISVFTDITRTIDSQRYWRLLAENIPEQILLVNRHRQVIRSNHHAAAPLEIQSIEAHGWIAPPELKNVIERELEATFQYAESRQCQFRDSAQRLWSLRVIPVSPISIVDTVLVVLQDITEQYALEMQIARAQRFESIGTLAMGLAHELNNLLTPVRMGVDLMRLDSASPPHPSILQTMAESIDRSSDLVRQILSLSRNQATIEQQRIRVSDWMSQAEERLRGMLDSRIELQFARSEAVLTIDGDLPQLMQMLQCLCINAQDAMPDGGRIQILWQHIPVNRSEINRTATPEQVEIIVADTGSGIRPEHRERIFDPFFTTKDPGQGTGLGLFSVQQIVRQHRGSIHVESEFGVGTQIRIRLPLAAEFVAESQS; this comes from the coding sequence ATGTCGGATTCAACCGGCTCGAACCCCACTCCCGATCTGCTCTCGCCGGACGATTACCCCGCTTTTTTGGCATTGATGGCAGAAGGGGTGGCGATTTCCGGCTCGAATCGAGCGTTTGTCCTCCTCAATTCCGCCGCCGAATCGATTCTCCGTCTCCCGCGTCGCTCCGAACCGTATTCCGTCCTGGAACCGTTACCGTGGCGTAGGCTGATCGACCTGGATGGCCGTGCGTTTCCGCTCGATGAATGGCCGGTTCACCGTGTCTTTCAAACGGGGCAACCGATCCATAACGCCGTCGCGGGACTCGATTGGCCCGATGGCACCGTGACCTGGATTCAAATCAACGCCTATCCGTTGAATACAGCCACGCCGGAACAACCGATGCGCGTCATCAGCGTGTTCACGGACATCACCCGGACCATCGATTCCCAACGCTATTGGCGTCTGCTCGCCGAGAATATCCCCGAGCAGATCCTGCTCGTGAATCGTCACCGGCAGGTCATTCGCTCCAATCATCACGCGGCTGCACCCCTGGAAATCCAATCCATCGAGGCGCACGGATGGATTGCCCCGCCGGAACTGAAGAATGTGATCGAGCGCGAACTCGAGGCTACGTTCCAATATGCGGAATCCCGACAATGTCAATTTCGCGATTCCGCACAACGGCTTTGGTCGCTTCGGGTGATTCCAGTGTCGCCAATCTCGATTGTCGATACGGTGCTGGTCGTGTTGCAAGACATTACCGAACAGTACGCACTTGAGATGCAAATCGCTCGGGCGCAACGGTTTGAGAGCATCGGCACGTTGGCCATGGGGTTGGCTCACGAATTGAACAACCTCCTCACACCCGTCCGAATGGGTGTCGATCTGATGCGACTGGATTCGGCATCCCCCCCGCATCCCAGCATTCTTCAAACGATGGCCGAGTCGATCGACCGCAGTTCCGACCTGGTCCGACAAATCCTCTCGCTTTCCCGCAATCAAGCAACCATCGAACAGCAGCGAATTCGGGTATCCGATTGGATGTCGCAAGCCGAGGAACGGCTTCGAGGAATGCTCGACTCGCGAATCGAACTCCAATTCGCACGATCAGAAGCCGTCTTGACCATTGATGGTGATCTCCCGCAATTGATGCAGATGCTGCAATGCTTGTGCATCAATGCGCAAGACGCAATGCCAGACGGCGGACGCATCCAGATTCTCTGGCAGCACATTCCCGTGAATCGCTCGGAAATCAATCGGACTGCCACCCCGGAGCAAGTCGAAATCATCGTCGCCGACACGGGGAGCGGAATTCGCCCCGAACACCGCGAACGCATCTTCGACCCCTTTTTCACGACCAAAGATCCCGGCCAAGGGACCGGCTTGGGACTCTTTTCGGTCCAGCAGATCGTTCGGCAGCATCGCGGCAGCATTCACGTTGAATCCGAATTCGGCGTCGGCACACAGATTCGCATTCGCTTGCCCCTTGCCGCCGAGTTCGTCGCAGAATCGCAATCATGA
- a CDS encoding tetratricopeptide repeat protein produces the protein MRWIIGILGLLIGTPVWAGIYCGIEPIAPLPTQMRGFLLDHRLLRALTLPPQSGLPESLLKQTYRQTLRQLLDLGATRPLTATELADVTALQLRLGEASAVVARLAPLSRQFADDHRIQSHLALAWFLQGDLARAIPLQQLAWELSPQEFREAERALLRLMQSRARNPKSDGLDPILTLPATPSDADLTAAVATLQRVALWLPADGRVLWQLGERVFQLGDLRTAVAILDGCVGEFALGNPELRRNRTKWREELDRIEADPMGHLQARTRLAAKSNRPLLRRFDPAILPKIQPTGITPLPWPILGETSMGNRFPPRYPDYVTRLNGRRVQLTGFIQPVGDDPNGGTVILLEFPIGCWFCETPDFTGMIAVKLPPDRKITPRQAVQIEGKFRLNFENPEDYLFELDEVRIGAIE, from the coding sequence ATGCGGTGGATCATTGGCATCCTCGGACTGTTGATCGGAACCCCTGTCTGGGCTGGGATTTACTGCGGAATCGAACCGATTGCACCGCTGCCGACACAAATGCGCGGCTTCTTGTTGGATCACCGGTTGCTCCGTGCGTTGACGCTGCCGCCGCAATCGGGCTTGCCCGAATCGTTGCTCAAGCAGACGTATCGGCAAACGCTCCGTCAATTGCTCGATCTCGGAGCCACCCGACCCCTGACTGCGACCGAGTTGGCCGATGTCACCGCATTGCAATTGCGATTGGGCGAAGCGTCGGCCGTAGTCGCTCGCTTGGCACCGCTCAGTCGCCAGTTTGCAGACGATCATCGCATCCAATCGCATCTCGCCCTGGCGTGGTTTCTGCAAGGCGATCTCGCGCGGGCAATCCCGTTGCAGCAGCTCGCTTGGGAGCTATCCCCCCAGGAATTTCGAGAGGCGGAACGGGCATTGCTGCGTCTGATGCAATCGCGAGCCCGGAATCCGAAGTCGGATGGGCTTGATCCCATTTTGACGCTGCCGGCAACGCCCAGCGATGCCGACTTGACCGCAGCCGTGGCGACACTCCAACGGGTTGCCTTGTGGCTGCCTGCCGATGGCCGGGTGTTGTGGCAGTTGGGCGAGCGGGTCTTTCAACTGGGCGACCTTCGCACAGCCGTCGCGATTCTCGATGGCTGTGTCGGGGAATTCGCACTGGGAAATCCGGAATTGCGCCGAAATCGCACCAAATGGCGAGAGGAATTGGACCGAATCGAGGCCGACCCCATGGGGCATCTCCAGGCTCGCACGCGACTTGCGGCAAAATCGAACCGACCGTTACTTCGCCGATTCGATCCTGCGATTCTGCCAAAGATTCAACCGACCGGAATCACCCCACTCCCGTGGCCCATTTTGGGGGAAACCTCGATGGGCAATCGCTTTCCGCCGCGGTACCCCGATTATGTCACCCGATTGAACGGGCGACGGGTGCAATTGACGGGGTTCATTCAACCGGTGGGCGATGATCCGAACGGCGGCACCGTGATCCTGTTGGAATTCCCGATTGGCTGCTGGTTTTGCGAAACGCCGGACTTTACCGGAATGATCGCGGTGAAACTCCCACCGGATCGGAAAATCACTCCGCGACAAGCCGTGCAAATTGAAGGGAAATTCCGGCTGAATTTTGAGAATCCCGAAGACTATCTCTTCGAATTGGATGAGGTTCGCATCGGTGCCATCGAATGA
- a CDS encoding agmatine deiminase family protein → MSQATDYRMPAEWEPHLATWIAWPHRQSDWPGKFRPIPWVYCEIVRQLTQCERVRIEVVDATQEADARKKLQRAGVDLTRVDFYTIPTNRCWTRDHGPIFVTNSAGQKAITDWHFNAWAKYPDWQLDDAVPATIAAHHQLPAWQPTFQGRRVVLEGGSIEVNGAGVLMTTEECLLSEVQQRNPGMTREDLEATFATYLGIRQVIWLDRGVVGDDTHGHIDDLARFVNPTTIVTVLEDSISDENFEPLHENLERLKAARRIDGGRYEIITLPMPDPVVFDGQRLPASYANFYIANDRVIVPTFNDRKDRLALGQLAELFPDRDVVGIHCGDLVWGLGTLHCMTQQEPLGAGESLGFAAG, encoded by the coding sequence ATGAGCCAAGCCACGGACTATCGCATGCCAGCCGAATGGGAGCCGCATTTGGCCACCTGGATTGCCTGGCCGCATCGACAATCCGATTGGCCGGGCAAATTCCGTCCCATCCCATGGGTGTATTGCGAAATCGTGCGTCAACTAACGCAATGCGAGCGCGTGCGAATCGAAGTCGTGGATGCCACCCAAGAAGCCGATGCCCGCAAAAAGTTGCAGCGTGCCGGCGTCGATCTCACCCGAGTCGATTTCTACACGATTCCCACCAATCGCTGTTGGACGCGGGACCACGGTCCGATTTTTGTCACGAATTCCGCCGGACAGAAAGCGATTACCGATTGGCACTTCAACGCTTGGGCGAAATACCCCGATTGGCAATTGGATGATGCCGTCCCCGCGACGATTGCCGCTCACCATCAGCTGCCCGCTTGGCAGCCCACCTTTCAAGGTCGGCGAGTGGTCCTTGAAGGCGGAAGCATCGAAGTCAACGGCGCTGGCGTGCTAATGACGACCGAGGAATGCCTGCTCAGCGAGGTGCAGCAGCGCAATCCCGGAATGACTCGGGAAGACCTCGAAGCGACCTTCGCCACCTATCTGGGGATTCGCCAGGTCATTTGGTTGGATCGCGGCGTGGTCGGCGATGATACGCACGGCCACATTGATGATTTGGCCCGATTCGTCAACCCGACGACGATTGTGACCGTGCTGGAAGATTCCATTTCGGACGAGAATTTTGAGCCGTTGCATGAGAATCTGGAGCGACTCAAGGCGGCAAGGCGAATCGATGGCGGTCGGTACGAAATCATCACGCTCCCGATGCCCGATCCGGTCGTGTTTGATGGGCAACGGCTGCCGGCGAGTTATGCGAATTTCTACATCGCCAATGATCGCGTGATTGTGCCGACGTTCAACGACCGCAAGGATCGTCTGGCCTTGGGGCAACTGGCGGAGTTGTTCCCGGATCGTGACGTGGTGGGCATCCACTGCGGCGATTTGGTGTGGGGATTGGGTACGCTGCACTGCATGACGCAACAGGAACCGTTGGGAGCAGGGGAGTCGTTGGGCTTTGCCGCGGGTTGA
- a CDS encoding DUF1501 domain-containing protein, which yields MACGQFTPVTTRREMLRQSANSFGLMALAGMLNQANSASAAASVTLDPKNPLAVRQPHFPPRAKRIIFLFMHGGPSQVDTFDPKPLLKRDNGKPYPGQKPRVQFAATGNLLASPWEFRKYGQCGTEVSDLFPHVAKHVDKMCVIRSIHANNSAHGGALLQLHTGSDTFVRPSIGSWVTYGLGSENQNLPGFVTICPTLGHGGVQNWSSAFLPAAFQGTPIGDAATPAKNASLRHITNAKNSQSLQRQQLDLLRDLNQSHLQPLGPDLALEGRINSFELAFRMQTEAPTLMDISNETKETLELYGINGGPTDNFGRQCLLARRFAEKGVRFIQCTHSYKWDQHGNLRNGHGSNAKEVDQGIAGLLEDLSRRGLLDDTLVWWGGEFGRTPTAQGNDGRDHNPHAFSMWLAGGGVKGGTTFGETDDYGYYSVKDKVHMHDLHATILALMGMDHEKLTYRYAGRDFRLTDVHGRIVKEIMA from the coding sequence ATGGCTTGTGGACAATTCACGCCGGTGACGACCCGCCGGGAGATGCTGCGACAAAGTGCCAATAGCTTCGGGCTGATGGCCCTTGCGGGGATGCTCAACCAAGCGAATTCCGCGTCGGCGGCAGCGTCGGTGACACTCGATCCGAAGAATCCGCTTGCGGTGCGCCAACCGCACTTCCCACCGCGAGCGAAACGGATCATCTTTCTGTTCATGCACGGTGGCCCCAGTCAGGTCGATACCTTCGACCCCAAGCCGCTGTTGAAGCGCGACAACGGCAAGCCGTACCCCGGCCAGAAGCCGCGGGTGCAATTTGCCGCGACCGGGAACTTGCTGGCATCGCCCTGGGAATTTCGCAAATACGGTCAATGTGGCACCGAAGTCAGCGATCTGTTCCCGCATGTCGCCAAGCATGTGGACAAAATGTGCGTGATTCGCTCGATCCATGCGAATAATTCCGCGCATGGTGGCGCGCTGTTGCAACTGCACACCGGATCGGACACGTTTGTGCGTCCGAGTATCGGATCGTGGGTGACGTACGGTCTGGGCAGTGAAAATCAAAATCTGCCGGGGTTTGTCACGATTTGTCCCACGCTGGGTCATGGTGGTGTGCAAAACTGGTCGAGCGCGTTTCTGCCCGCGGCATTTCAAGGAACGCCGATCGGCGATGCGGCCACACCTGCGAAGAATGCCTCGCTGCGGCACATTACCAACGCCAAGAATTCGCAATCGCTGCAACGGCAACAGTTGGACCTGCTCCGCGACTTGAATCAATCGCACTTGCAACCGTTGGGACCGGACCTCGCTCTCGAAGGTCGCATCAACAGCTTCGAATTGGCATTTCGCATGCAAACCGAAGCACCGACGTTGATGGACATTTCCAACGAGACGAAAGAAACGCTGGAGTTGTACGGAATCAACGGCGGGCCGACTGATAACTTTGGTCGGCAATGTCTGCTCGCTCGGCGATTCGCGGAAAAAGGCGTGCGATTCATCCAATGTACGCACAGCTACAAGTGGGATCAGCACGGCAACCTCCGCAACGGTCACGGCAGCAACGCCAAAGAAGTCGATCAAGGGATTGCCGGACTGTTGGAAGATCTCAGCCGACGCGGATTGCTCGACGATACGCTCGTATGGTGGGGCGGCGAATTCGGCCGCACGCCAACCGCGCAGGGCAACGATGGCCGCGATCACAATCCGCACGCGTTCAGCATGTGGCTGGCCGGCGGCGGCGTGAAAGGCGGCACCACGTTTGGCGAAACCGACGATTATGGCTACTATAGCGTCAAGGATAAGGTCCACATGCACGATCTGCATGCGACCATTCTCGCGCTCATGGGGATGGACCATGAGAAACTCACCTATCGCTATGCCGGTCGGGATTTCCGATTAACGGACGTCCATGGCCGCATCGTGAAGGAAATCATGGCATAA
- a CDS encoding outer membrane protein assembly factor BamB family protein, translated as MRMARWAVALGMSVGLAGLSGAADWSQFRGAAGNGVAEAVALPMEWATDRNLAWKAKLPGSGWAQPVVVGKTLFIASAVGESSITPKNFITGVMDPRSRGGKSEGPPDVRIQWQLSAMDAETGKLQWTKTVAAGKPKFGIHPSNSYATETPAADAKRVAAFFGATGTLAMFDHSGKELWKKELGAYPTTAEFGSGSSPVLIDETVIVQLFNETKAELLAFDATTGAEKWKVSREKPGTSWATPVIWRTAKRSEVIALGRGMVTAHDPATGKELWRLNGVESSFSSSAAVSPDYLCFGNSGPGSSGQLFAIKAGATGDITLQKGEKSNAGVAWLKTAAGPGMASPIAANGLLYVLNNSGLSCYDLATGEQKYRERLPKARTIAACPVLADGRLLIVDEAGTAFQVKVGTSFEVLNTSKLEDTFWASPAVTESAIYLRGLETLYCIRKSS; from the coding sequence ATGCGCATGGCACGATGGGCAGTGGCGTTGGGGATGAGCGTGGGGTTGGCGGGATTGTCGGGCGCGGCCGATTGGTCGCAGTTTCGCGGGGCGGCGGGCAACGGCGTTGCCGAGGCGGTCGCCTTGCCGATGGAATGGGCCACCGATCGCAATCTCGCCTGGAAAGCGAAGCTGCCCGGCAGCGGCTGGGCACAGCCCGTCGTGGTCGGCAAGACCTTGTTCATCGCCAGCGCGGTTGGCGAATCGTCGATCACGCCGAAAAATTTCATCACCGGCGTCATGGACCCGCGCTCCCGCGGCGGGAAATCCGAAGGGCCGCCCGATGTTCGCATCCAATGGCAACTCTCCGCAATGGATGCCGAGACTGGCAAGCTCCAATGGACCAAGACCGTTGCCGCTGGCAAGCCGAAATTCGGAATCCACCCCTCGAATTCCTACGCCACCGAAACCCCAGCCGCCGATGCCAAGCGAGTCGCTGCCTTCTTCGGGGCGACGGGTACCCTGGCGATGTTCGATCATTCGGGCAAGGAATTGTGGAAAAAGGAATTGGGAGCCTACCCCACCACCGCCGAATTCGGGAGCGGCAGTTCGCCCGTGTTGATCGATGAGACGGTGATCGTTCAGTTATTCAACGAAACGAAAGCGGAACTGCTGGCCTTCGATGCCACAACGGGTGCCGAAAAATGGAAAGTCAGCCGTGAGAAGCCTGGCACGTCGTGGGCAACTCCCGTGATTTGGCGCACGGCAAAACGGTCCGAAGTCATCGCCCTGGGACGCGGGATGGTCACCGCGCATGACCCCGCGACGGGCAAAGAACTCTGGCGGCTCAACGGCGTGGAATCCTCGTTCTCTTCGTCGGCGGCCGTGTCACCGGACTATCTCTGCTTCGGCAATAGCGGTCCGGGGAGCAGCGGGCAGTTGTTCGCCATTAAGGCCGGAGCAACTGGCGATATCACGCTTCAGAAGGGCGAGAAATCGAACGCAGGCGTGGCGTGGCTGAAGACCGCTGCCGGGCCGGGAATGGCCTCGCCGATCGCTGCGAATGGGTTGCTGTATGTCCTGAACAATTCCGGGCTTTCGTGCTACGATCTGGCGACCGGCGAACAGAAGTATCGGGAACGCTTGCCGAAAGCGCGAACGATCGCGGCTTGTCCGGTCCTGGCGGATGGTCGGCTGCTCATCGTCGATGAAGCGGGAACCGCCTTCCAAGTGAAAGTCGGCACGAGCTTTGAAGTGCTGAATACGTCGAAGTTGGAAGACACCTTCTGGGCCTCGCCTGCCGTCACCGAATCGGCGATTTACTTGCGCGGCCTGGAAACGCTATACTGTATTCGCAAATCATCGTAA
- a CDS encoding DUF4261 domain-containing protein, whose translation MDLIARYFGDRTQAEPGQLVANPDVENPLSFQLLFPESLDLDADGLTLAMRTYHPDLARAQVEIDTLQDPQAAESVAEIIPNSPVSPGLIGLAGWDQHVVQIIGINAPIPEAVLEATVAPGHYPQELKALAAEHQSHVLLFYAGYDPDPVEQYVALGVVSAALARFGAILILNEAARASIPAGMIAPDEGDEDLLALLRDLPIPLLYGGFVKMEDDEEPGVWMRTFGNPLMGLPDLAHRAPSHEQGSFVFDLFTNVLDYLRKSGKQFAPGDRLTLGDDVEMEVRLAREDEPFLLSMGEMFVLEMRLKSRDAT comes from the coding sequence ATGGATCTGATTGCACGCTATTTTGGGGATCGAACCCAAGCCGAACCGGGGCAACTGGTTGCGAATCCCGATGTTGAAAATCCGCTGAGCTTTCAACTGCTGTTTCCCGAATCGTTGGATTTGGATGCGGATGGCCTCACGCTGGCGATGCGCACCTATCACCCGGATCTCGCCCGTGCCCAGGTGGAAATCGACACGCTGCAAGATCCTCAGGCGGCGGAGTCTGTTGCGGAGATCATCCCGAATTCGCCCGTGTCGCCGGGGTTGATTGGCCTGGCGGGGTGGGATCAGCATGTGGTGCAAATCATCGGCATCAATGCGCCGATTCCCGAAGCGGTGTTGGAGGCCACGGTTGCGCCGGGGCATTATCCGCAGGAATTGAAAGCGCTCGCGGCGGAGCATCAATCGCACGTGTTGCTGTTTTACGCCGGATATGATCCCGACCCGGTCGAGCAGTATGTCGCGCTCGGGGTGGTTTCTGCTGCTTTAGCGCGATTTGGCGCGATTCTGATCCTCAACGAAGCGGCTCGCGCCTCGATTCCCGCCGGAATGATCGCACCGGATGAGGGCGACGAAGATTTGTTGGCGCTTCTGCGCGACTTACCGATCCCGCTCTTGTACGGCGGATTCGTCAAAATGGAAGACGACGAAGAACCTGGCGTGTGGATGCGCACGTTTGGCAACCCGCTCATGGGATTACCCGACTTGGCGCATCGTGCACCCAGTCACGAGCAGGGCAGTTTCGTCTTTGATTTATTTACGAATGTGTTGGATTATCTGCGGAAATCCGGCAAACAGTTCGCACCGGGTGACCGCCTGACATTAGGCGACGATGTGGAGATGGAAGTGCGATTGGCCCGCGAAGATGAGCCGTTCTTGTTATCGATGGGCGAGATGTTCGTCTTGGAGATGCGGCTCAAATCGCGGGATGCGACTTGA
- a CDS encoding 3-keto-disaccharide hydrolase, with amino-acid sequence MRHTLASLAVLLVLAIPGMTRADDTKEFLKAENWEGLEDLWKVDGTTVTGTAKTGLKFNTFLCSKAKYSNFELSFKVQLKGGIGNSGVQIRSKIDDRSKFVVAGPQCDIGAQYWGSLYGERFGGMMKASSADVVKSKVKADGVNEYHILCKDNRVTITINGTVMTDGEYKMPADGILAFQLHAGPPMEVVYSDIVFKNLSK; translated from the coding sequence ATGCGTCACACTCTCGCCAGCTTGGCGGTGCTTCTGGTTCTGGCCATCCCCGGCATGACCCGCGCCGATGACACCAAAGAGTTCCTGAAAGCCGAGAACTGGGAAGGACTGGAAGATCTCTGGAAAGTAGACGGCACCACCGTCACTGGCACTGCCAAGACCGGCCTGAAGTTCAACACCTTCCTGTGCAGCAAGGCCAAATATTCCAACTTTGAACTCAGCTTCAAGGTGCAACTCAAGGGCGGCATCGGCAACAGCGGCGTGCAAATTCGCAGCAAGATTGACGATCGCAGCAAGTTCGTTGTCGCCGGGCCGCAATGCGATATCGGAGCCCAATATTGGGGCAGCCTGTACGGGGAACGCTTTGGTGGCATGATGAAGGCATCGTCCGCCGATGTCGTGAAGTCGAAGGTCAAGGCCGACGGTGTCAACGAATACCACATCCTCTGCAAAGACAATCGAGTGACCATCACCATTAACGGCACCGTCATGACGGATGGCGAATACAAGATGCCTGCCGATGGCATCCTCGCCTTCCAACTGCATGCCGGCCCGCCGATGGAAGTGGTCTACAGCGATATCGTGTTCAAGAATCTCTCGAAGTAA